A part of Gemmatimonadota bacterium genomic DNA contains:
- a CDS encoding alkylphosphonate utilization protein produces MSSTPACPKCHSTLSYSDGFQFVCPECAHEWPLVGADSSAAAESPETTERVWRDANGNVLANGDSVTVIKDLKIKGSSSVVKVGTKVKNIRLVDGDHDIDCKIDGVGAMQLKSEFVRKST; encoded by the coding sequence GTGAGTTCAACACCTGCCTGCCCGAAGTGCCATTCCACCCTGTCCTACTCCGACGGATTCCAGTTCGTGTGCCCCGAGTGCGCGCACGAATGGCCGCTCGTTGGCGCCGACAGCTCAGCGGCCGCCGAGTCACCGGAGACCACCGAGCGTGTGTGGCGCGACGCCAATGGGAACGTGCTGGCCAACGGCGACTCGGTCACCGTGATCAAGGACCTCAAGATCAAGGGATCGTCGAGCGTGGTGAAGGTCGGCACCAAGGTGAAGAACATCCGCCTGGTGGACGGCGATCACGACATCGACTGCAAGATCGACGGCGTCGGAGCGATGCAGCTCAAGTCGGAGTTCGTGCGGAAGTCGACGTGA